One region of uncultured Methanolobus sp. genomic DNA includes:
- a CDS encoding DUF2180 family protein, whose product MKCFECAKNGKDSDTVAVCIICGRGVCKDHLVREETPVWEGEYSIKLKCGMGISCDYKDVQHWKKVLCTSCHEALKENY is encoded by the coding sequence ATGAAATGCTTTGAATGTGCAAAAAATGGAAAAGATAGTGACACAGTTGCTGTCTGCATAATCTGCGGGAGAGGAGTGTGCAAGGACCACCTTGTAAGAGAAGAAACACCTGTATGGGAGGGTGAATACAGCATTAAGCTGAAATGCGGAATGGGAATTTCCTGTGACTACAAAGACGTACAGCACTGGAAGAAAGTGCTCTGTACATCATGTCATGAAGCCCTGAAGGAGAACTACTAG
- the afpA gene encoding archaeoflavoprotein AfpA: MKRIAWGITGSGDLIKETYETMVDIKNKTDLEIMVFLSKEGETVMKWYHMWNDIQKDFPNFKTEGGPNSPFLAGPLQVGYYDALIIAPMTSNSVAKIVYGIGDTLVTNVVSQTAKGSTPIYILPVDREMGTVKTVSPEGRVMELKMREVDVSNTKKLAQMENITVINSPDDIYGILGVNKD; the protein is encoded by the coding sequence ATGAAAAGAATAGCATGGGGAATCACCGGGTCAGGAGACCTTATCAAAGAAACATATGAGACGATGGTGGATATTAAGAACAAGACTGATCTTGAGATAATGGTTTTTCTCTCAAAGGAAGGAGAGACCGTTATGAAATGGTATCATATGTGGAACGATATCCAGAAGGATTTCCCTAATTTTAAAACAGAAGGCGGACCAAATTCGCCGTTTCTCGCCGGACCGCTTCAAGTCGGATACTATGACGCACTTATCATTGCCCCAATGACTTCCAACAGTGTTGCAAAAATAGTATATGGAATTGGAGACACACTGGTCACAAATGTAGTTTCACAGACAGCAAAGGGCAGCACACCAATATACATACTACCTGTTGACAGAGAAATGGGAACTGTCAAAACAGTATCTCCTGAAGGACGCGTAATGGAACTGAAAATGCGTGAAGTAGACGTATCCAATACAAAGAAACTCGCCCAAATGGAAAACATCACTGTTATCAACAGCCCTGATGACATTTATGGCATACTTGGTGTGAACAAGGATTAA
- a CDS encoding DUF2180 family protein, whose protein sequence is MMKCYDCMEEGNDTEATCICISCGKGLCSDHCKELELPVSVGQPPHVQRLPKGLPRILCKYCFDQTIEDGFD, encoded by the coding sequence ATGATGAAATGTTATGACTGCATGGAAGAAGGAAATGATACAGAAGCAACATGCATCTGCATATCCTGTGGAAAAGGGCTCTGTAGCGATCACTGCAAGGAACTTGAACTTCCGGTATCCGTTGGACAGCCACCTCATGTACAGAGGCTGCCAAAGGGACTGCCAAGGATTCTTTGCAAATACTGTTTTGACCAGACAATAGAAGACGGATTCGATTAA
- a CDS encoding multiheme c-type cytochrome, whose amino-acid sequence MSGSNLKVGLVLAALLMLFFGTGIIANATPATQAGEYSSDDFTYESRCRQCHAIIYADWEGTMHFNAYLDPFYLEEVRIASEDTDGALDEFCSRCHTPIGVVSAEIPPIDGSGMSDIAKLGVQCDFCHVVSGSNGTGNAPFTVTPGDTKWGPFDDARGNYHESEYLELYTQSEYCGMCHQVINPVNGLVIDDTYSAWKESQYAEDEVVCQDCHMTEGITEFEANPGRAGSGAPKRDHISSHDIVGANTLIPPMFGADNVAEMAVERLQKATTMEVSAPDVAPTGDEVLIDVSITNSGAGHKIPTGVSEIREMWLELTVTDANGESIYNAGSLDADGNIIGANILYNNILADSEGDETKSFWLAESVLEDNRIGPKETVTEQHSFILPENVAYPLTVQSTLKYRSAPQDMIDHLLGEETDVPVVDMNEISMIIYDPSTPADERKQPEPDSTSTPGFGALTAAMVLGITMYILKRK is encoded by the coding sequence ATGAGTGGGAGCAACTTAAAGGTTGGTCTGGTCCTGGCAGCATTGCTTATGCTATTCTTCGGTACAGGAATTATTGCAAATGCAACACCTGCAACCCAGGCCGGAGAATATAGTTCAGATGATTTCACATATGAAAGCAGATGCAGGCAGTGCCATGCAATAATCTACGCTGACTGGGAAGGAACAATGCACTTCAACGCATACCTGGACCCATTCTACCTTGAAGAAGTCAGGATAGCAAGTGAAGACACAGATGGCGCATTGGATGAATTCTGTTCAAGGTGCCATACACCCATAGGAGTTGTCAGTGCTGAAATCCCGCCAATTGATGGCTCCGGAATGTCAGATATTGCTAAGCTTGGTGTCCAGTGTGATTTCTGTCACGTGGTATCCGGAAGTAACGGAACCGGGAATGCACCATTCACAGTGACCCCAGGAGATACAAAATGGGGACCATTCGACGATGCAAGAGGAAATTACCATGAGTCCGAGTATCTTGAACTTTATACACAATCCGAATACTGTGGAATGTGCCATCAGGTAATCAATCCAGTCAACGGACTTGTCATAGATGACACATACTCAGCCTGGAAAGAAAGCCAGTATGCTGAGGATGAGGTAGTATGCCAGGACTGTCATATGACTGAAGGCATCACGGAATTTGAGGCAAACCCCGGACGAGCCGGATCAGGTGCTCCTAAAAGGGATCATATCTCATCACATGACATTGTAGGTGCCAACACCCTGATACCACCAATGTTCGGTGCTGATAACGTAGCTGAGATGGCAGTTGAAAGACTGCAAAAAGCCACAACAATGGAAGTTTCAGCACCCGATGTTGCACCAACAGGTGATGAAGTCCTTATTGATGTATCCATAACAAACTCAGGAGCCGGACATAAGATCCCTACCGGAGTTTCCGAAATAAGGGAAATGTGGCTGGAACTTACAGTTACTGATGCAAACGGAGAGAGCATATACAATGCAGGAAGCCTTGATGCGGATGGAAATATCATCGGTGCAAATATCTTATACAACAACATCCTTGCAGATAGCGAAGGTGATGAAACAAAGAGTTTCTGGCTTGCAGAAAGCGTTCTTGAAGACAACAGGATCGGACCTAAGGAAACTGTAACAGAGCAGCATTCATTCATCTTGCCTGAAAATGTAGCATATCCTCTGACAGTGCAGAGTACCCTTAAATATAGGTCAGCTCCGCAGGATATGATCGATCATCTCCTAGGTGAAGAAACAGATGTTCCTGTTGTTGACATGAACGAAATATCCATGATCATTTACGACCCATCAACACCTGCAGATGAAAGAAAACAACCAGAACCAGATAGCACAAGCACACCGGGATTCGGTGCACTTACTGCTGCAATGGTTCTTGGAATTACGATGTACATCTTAAAAAGAAAATAA
- a CDS encoding FAD-binding oxidoreductase encodes MKRAHNVKSFRFKRPGDFDYKAGQYVIIKLDIGDKKRGKPFTLSSSPTEKDHIEFTKKLTGHEFSNKLDAMVTGDKATVKGPFGKLTFEGKRDKIALLSGGIGITPMISICKYCTDMKLDTDIMLICSDKTEEDMIFTEELEEMQKQNPNLKVFNTLTRASENWMGCRERICENLILRELPDYSERTFYVCGPPPMVDAMVELLQAMKIPDSEINKESLIGY; translated from the coding sequence ATAAAACGTGCACACAATGTGAAGAGTTTCAGGTTCAAAAGACCGGGTGATTTTGATTACAAAGCAGGGCAGTATGTGATAATCAAACTGGATATCGGAGATAAGAAAAGAGGAAAACCATTTACACTTTCCAGCAGTCCCACTGAAAAAGATCACATCGAATTTACAAAAAAACTCACAGGACATGAGTTCTCAAATAAACTGGATGCCATGGTGACCGGAGACAAAGCAACTGTAAAAGGTCCTTTTGGTAAATTGACCTTTGAAGGAAAACGTGACAAGATCGCACTCCTTAGTGGCGGCATTGGCATCACACCAATGATCAGTATTTGCAAATACTGCACTGATATGAAACTCGATACGGACATCATGCTGATATGCAGTGATAAGACCGAAGAGGACATGATATTCACAGAAGAACTTGAGGAAATGCAAAAACAGAATCCTAACCTCAAGGTTTTCAATACACTCACACGAGCCTCCGAAAACTGGATGGGATGCAGGGAGCGCATCTGTGAGAACCTTATACTCAGGGAATTGCCGGATTATTCGGAAAGGACATTTTACGTATGCGGTCCGCCACCCATGGTGGACGCAATGGTAGAATTGCTTCAGGCTATGAAAATACCTGACAGTGAAATAAACAAGGAATCACTGATAGGATACTAA
- a CDS encoding carboxymuconolactone decarboxylase family protein: MCGEKGKGCGHREIIDDMSGKLGFTPQILETLGELEPEFLHKYGMCNNKILKDGALPAKTKILMALAVVASKQCETCVKSQMKSALKNGATKEEIMEVMDVIFITSGAPAVAACRDALKQLK, encoded by the coding sequence ATGTGCGGAGAAAAAGGTAAAGGATGCGGACACAGAGAGATCATTGATGATATGTCCGGCAAGCTGGGATTCACACCACAGATATTAGAAACACTTGGAGAACTTGAGCCTGAATTTTTACACAAATACGGCATGTGTAACAACAAGATCCTAAAAGATGGTGCGCTTCCAGCAAAGACAAAGATACTCATGGCGCTTGCCGTAGTTGCATCAAAACAGTGCGAAACCTGTGTAAAATCACAGATGAAGAGCGCACTGAAGAACGGCGCAACAAAGGAAGAGATAATGGAAGTAATGGACGTTATTTTCATAACATCCGGAGCTCCTGCGGTTGCTGCATGCAGAGATGCACTTAAGCAGCTTAAGTGA
- a CDS encoding ferritin family protein, producing the protein MRDILQEIAEELDHLNSLDEAISLAIELEEEGMAYYSEKASVMKNETASKLYMFLADEEKKHAGYLQQYRESKDIPEVEFTYPKFEASFSEEFSDEKLEEIGILLAALRFEHKSEYFYMELAKRAEDEEQKVFFKKVAAAERGHYMIIDELLGDATEFRMQT; encoded by the coding sequence ATGAGAGACATACTACAGGAAATTGCAGAAGAGCTTGATCATCTTAATTCACTTGATGAGGCAATTAGCCTTGCAATCGAACTTGAAGAAGAGGGAATGGCATATTACAGCGAAAAAGCATCAGTCATGAAGAATGAGACTGCCAGTAAGCTTTACATGTTCCTCGCAGATGAAGAAAAGAAACATGCAGGCTACCTTCAGCAGTACAGGGAAAGCAAGGACATACCTGAAGTTGAGTTCACCTATCCTAAGTTTGAAGCATCTTTCAGCGAAGAATTCTCTGATGAAAAACTGGAAGAAATAGGAATACTGCTTGCAGCTCTCAGGTTTGAGCACAAGAGCGAATATTTCTACATGGAACTTGCTAAACGGGCGGAAGATGAAGAACAGAAAGTGTTCTTTAAAAAGGTTGCTGCTGCTGAGAGAGGCCATTATATGATAATTGACGAGCTGCTTGGTGATGCAACCGAGTTCAGAATGCAGACCTGA
- a CDS encoding inositol-3-phosphate synthase, translated as MDKIKIAIAGIGNCASSLIQGIEYYKKKNEEDAIGLMHWDLGGYRPFDIEVVAAFDIDKRKVGKDVSEAIFALPNCTAVFCPEVPPAGTIVKMGCVLDGVSEHMASYSDNRRFLPSEEADCTKERIVKELKDSGVEILLNYMPVGSEEATRFYAECALEAGVAYINNMPVFIVSNPQWAAKFEEKGIPIIGDDIKAQLGATITHRTLADLFHKRGVKLERTYQLNTGGNTDFLNMLNRNRLASKKESKTEAVQSVVGQRMDDDNIHVGPSDYVPWQNDNKVCFLRMEGKLFGDVPMNIELRLSVEDSPNSAGVVIDAIRCCKLALDRGIGGILYSPSSYFMKHPPKQFTDDEAHVMTNAFIKGERDN; from the coding sequence ATGGACAAAATTAAAATCGCAATTGCTGGTATTGGCAATTGTGCAAGTTCCCTTATTCAGGGCATTGAATATTACAAAAAAAAGAATGAGGAAGATGCAATAGGCTTAATGCACTGGGACCTCGGTGGCTACAGGCCATTTGATATTGAAGTAGTAGCTGCCTTTGATATTGATAAAAGGAAGGTTGGAAAGGATGTCTCAGAAGCAATATTTGCATTACCGAACTGTACAGCAGTTTTCTGTCCGGAAGTTCCGCCTGCGGGTACTATTGTAAAAATGGGTTGTGTTCTTGACGGGGTCTCTGAACACATGGCCAGTTACAGTGACAACAGGCGTTTTCTTCCTTCTGAGGAGGCGGACTGCACAAAAGAGCGGATAGTAAAGGAACTGAAGGATTCCGGTGTGGAGATCTTACTGAATTATATGCCGGTAGGTTCTGAGGAAGCCACACGTTTCTATGCGGAGTGCGCTCTTGAGGCAGGTGTTGCATACATTAACAATATGCCTGTTTTCATAGTAAGCAATCCGCAGTGGGCTGCAAAGTTTGAAGAAAAAGGTATTCCTATTATCGGTGATGACATAAAGGCGCAGCTCGGTGCAACAATTACTCACAGGACACTGGCAGACCTTTTCCACAAACGCGGTGTGAAACTGGAAAGGACTTACCAGCTTAACACTGGAGGTAATACTGATTTCCTTAACATGCTCAACAGGAACAGGCTTGCTTCCAAGAAAGAATCCAAGACCGAGGCTGTCCAGTCAGTTGTCGGCCAGAGGATGGATGATGATAATATCCACGTGGGTCCAAGTGACTATGTCCCATGGCAGAACGACAACAAGGTGTGCTTCCTGAGAATGGAAGGTAAGCTCTTTGGCGATGTCCCTATGAATATCGAGCTTCGCCTTTCAGTTGAGGATTCCCCGAACTCTGCAGGTGTGGTTATTGATGCCATCAGGTGCTGTAAACTTGCGCTTGACAGAGGAATTGGCGGTATTCTATACTCGCCGTCTTCATACTTCATGAAACATCCACCAAAGCAGTTCACTGATGATGAAGCCCATGTAATGACAAATGCTTTCATCAAAGGTGAGCGCGACAACTAA
- a CDS encoding nicotinamide-nucleotide adenylyltransferase: MHMRRAFYIGRFQPFHLGHYSLIKDIARDVDEVVIGIGSAQKSHEPKNPFTAGERVMMIRHALEDAGIKHYAIPLEDLQRNAVWASHIISMTPPFDVVYSNNPLVVRLFKEAGITVEQPPMYQREGYSGSEIRKRMLLDKDWKSLVPEAVIEVIDEIDGVNRLKSVSKSDKDYKD; encoded by the coding sequence ATGCATATGAGAAGAGCGTTCTACATCGGACGCTTTCAACCATTTCATCTCGGACATTATTCTCTGATTAAAGATATTGCCCGGGATGTTGATGAAGTAGTAATTGGTATAGGCAGTGCTCAGAAAAGCCACGAGCCTAAAAATCCATTTACCGCAGGTGAGCGCGTAATGATGATCAGGCATGCTCTTGAGGATGCTGGCATAAAACATTACGCGATTCCTCTGGAAGACCTGCAAAGAAATGCAGTGTGGGCCTCACATATTATTTCTATGACACCACCTTTTGATGTGGTCTATTCGAATAACCCTCTTGTTGTACGTCTTTTTAAGGAAGCTGGCATTACCGTTGAACAACCTCCTATGTATCAGAGAGAAGGTTATTCCGGTAGTGAGATTCGTAAAAGGATGCTTCTGGATAAGGACTGGAAATCTCTTGTGCCTGAGGCTGTCATTGAGGTAATTGATGAAATTGATGGCGTGAACCGTCTTAAAAGTGTATCTAAATCCGATAAAGACTACAAGGATTAA
- a CDS encoding 4Fe-4S binding protein → MPPEVDLNKCEGIGACAESCPTDVIEVQDDAEGNPKSVIARPDDCVECGNCVDACPQEAITLE, encoded by the coding sequence ATGCCACCAGAAGTAGATTTAAACAAATGCGAAGGAATCGGCGCATGTGCAGAATCATGCCCTACTGACGTGATTGAAGTACAGGATGACGCAGAGGGAAACCCTAAATCTGTCATCGCACGTCCTGACGACTGTGTGGAATGCGGCAACTGTGTTGATGCCTGCCCACAGGAAGCAATAACACTGGAATAA
- the fpoF gene encoding F420H2 dehydrogenase subunit FpoF: MAHPKILEVIEHDVCTSCGACVSACPAGAIVMNKHAEVRDPDNLEYYVKGAAPDVCEGCLTCARLCPVIDGYEEDEFANVKEFFGAKSTISGQDGGVTSILAKALLETGTVDCIVGIARDGEWGTELIVMTKPEDVDRTTGTKYTYDSVLSALREPFEKYDKIGVIGVPCQAHGARLLFENNNDKIVVILGLLCMESFYHDVMTEKIVPEVMGLNLDDVVKMDFGKGKFWNYTKDGEAHSVKIPEVAHYARNPCHNCCDYTSVSADISLGSVGTPDGWNCVLIRTDVGKQMFELIKDKVEIMEDPKPGMDLIKKLAKMKHDNNSGHYLEVCEKFTFDECGIH; this comes from the coding sequence ATGGCCCATCCAAAAATATTAGAGGTCATTGAGCACGACGTCTGCACTTCTTGTGGGGCATGCGTTTCAGCATGTCCTGCAGGTGCTATTGTTATGAACAAGCATGCAGAAGTCCGTGACCCTGATAATTTAGAATACTACGTCAAAGGTGCAGCACCTGATGTGTGTGAGGGATGTCTCACATGCGCAAGACTCTGTCCTGTAATTGACGGATATGAAGAAGACGAATTTGCAAACGTAAAAGAGTTCTTTGGAGCAAAGAGCACAATATCCGGCCAGGATGGTGGTGTTACTTCAATACTTGCAAAGGCTCTGCTTGAAACCGGTACGGTAGATTGCATTGTCGGTATCGCCAGAGATGGTGAATGGGGGACTGAGCTTATAGTTATGACCAAGCCGGAAGATGTTGACAGGACAACAGGTACCAAGTACACTTACGATTCCGTGCTTTCAGCACTCAGGGAACCTTTTGAGAAGTACGATAAAATTGGTGTAATTGGCGTACCCTGCCAGGCACACGGAGCACGTCTTCTTTTTGAGAATAATAATGACAAGATCGTTGTTATCCTTGGTCTGTTGTGCATGGAGAGTTTCTATCACGACGTAATGACCGAGAAGATCGTTCCTGAAGTAATGGGACTTAATCTTGATGATGTCGTCAAGATGGATTTCGGTAAAGGTAAGTTCTGGAACTACACAAAAGACGGTGAAGCCCACAGTGTAAAGATTCCTGAAGTTGCTCACTATGCAAGAAACCCATGCCACAATTGTTGTGACTACACATCAGTATCTGCTGACATATCACTTGGTTCAGTTGGTACTCCAGATGGCTGGAACTGTGTGCTTATACGCACAGACGTTGGCAAGCAGATGTTTGAGCTTATCAAGGATAAGGTCGAGATCATGGAAGATCCAAAACCAGGAATGGATTTGATCAAGAAACTTGCAAAAATGAAACACGATAACAACTCAGGCCACTACCTTGAAGTCTGTGAAAAATTCACATTCGATGAATGTGGCATTCACTGA
- the cysS gene encoding cysteine--tRNA ligase, which yields MVLRVYNTLTRETEDFVPLQDKKVNMYVCGPTVYDHCHLGHARSYVSFDVIRRYLVYRGYDVNYVSNITDVDDKVIDKAKESGEDTFELSRKFTESFEEDMQTLKVMEPDTRPKVTEHIEDIIDTVARLIDNGAAYATQKGNVYYDLEKSADRIGILSHQTVEGLMEGSGCRIDVEDDKRFQLDFVLWKNSPECEPGWDSPWGRGRPGWHIECSVMSMKYCSEQLDIHGGGLDLIFPHHEAEIHQSESCTGMHPFSKYWMHNGFLTIDKEKMSKSLGNFFTIKEVLAKFAPGIIRFFIVYTHYRSTIDFSEDALVEAGRARKRLLNTISNVKRAVSEAPETENDCGLSELIDETRTSFIESMDDDFNTREAIGNLFVFSRKVNSIIASEKPRKASLEKVLDFFSEINEVLGIFEDDSNSCSEEQSNGLSDDEINELIDLREKARAEKNWAKADAIRDELEEKDIIIEDGKEGVRWRRK from the coding sequence GTGGTACTTAGAGTTTACAATACATTGACAAGGGAAACTGAAGATTTTGTGCCCCTGCAAGACAAGAAAGTAAATATGTACGTTTGCGGACCCACAGTTTATGACCACTGTCATCTGGGACACGCCAGAAGTTACGTTTCTTTTGATGTCATCAGGCGCTATCTTGTCTACAGAGGATACGACGTTAATTATGTTTCAAATATCACTGATGTCGATGATAAGGTAATAGACAAAGCAAAGGAAAGTGGTGAGGATACCTTTGAACTCTCAAGAAAATTCACTGAATCTTTTGAAGAGGACATGCAAACCCTGAAGGTCATGGAACCTGACACCCGCCCAAAGGTTACAGAACACATCGAAGATATCATAGATACAGTGGCAAGACTTATAGACAACGGTGCAGCATACGCGACCCAAAAAGGAAACGTTTACTATGACCTTGAAAAGTCTGCAGACAGGATAGGCATACTCAGCCACCAGACAGTTGAGGGATTAATGGAAGGATCAGGATGCCGGATTGACGTGGAGGATGACAAAAGATTCCAGCTTGATTTTGTGCTCTGGAAAAACTCACCAGAGTGCGAACCCGGATGGGATAGTCCATGGGGCAGGGGCAGACCGGGATGGCACATAGAATGCTCGGTAATGTCCATGAAATACTGCTCTGAACAACTGGATATTCACGGTGGCGGACTGGACCTTATTTTCCCGCATCATGAAGCTGAGATACACCAGTCCGAAAGCTGCACAGGAATGCATCCTTTCAGCAAGTACTGGATGCACAATGGTTTCCTGACCATTGATAAGGAGAAGATGTCAAAGTCCCTTGGAAATTTTTTTACCATTAAAGAGGTGCTTGCTAAATTCGCTCCGGGAATTATCAGGTTCTTCATCGTTTATACTCACTACAGAAGCACCATTGACTTTAGCGAGGATGCACTGGTAGAAGCCGGGAGAGCAAGAAAAAGATTATTGAACACCATCTCAAACGTTAAACGTGCTGTCTCTGAAGCACCTGAAACTGAAAACGATTGTGGCCTTTCAGAACTGATAGATGAAACAAGAACCTCGTTTATTGAATCGATGGATGATGATTTCAACACCAGAGAAGCCATAGGCAATCTTTTTGTATTCAGCCGTAAGGTCAATTCCATAATAGCAAGTGAAAAGCCCAGGAAAGCATCACTTGAAAAAGTGCTTGATTTCTTTTCAGAAATAAACGAGGTGCTGGGAATCTTTGAAGATGATAGTAATTCCTGTTCAGAAGAACAAAGCAATGGACTGTCAGATGATGAGATCAATGAATTGATAGACCTCCGGGAAAAAGCACGTGCTGAAAAGAACTGGGCAAAAGCTGATGCCATACGTGATGAACTGGAAGAGAAAGACATCATCATAGAAGATGGGAAAGAAGGCGTCAGGTGGAGACGGAAATAG
- the mer gene encoding 5,10-methylenetetrahydromethanopterin reductase: protein MTFGIEFVPSDPVLKIAHYAKLAEQQGFDNVWITDHYNNRDVYSTLTVLAMNTNSIKLGTGVTNPYTRNAAVTASSIGSVNEISGGRAILGLGPGDKATFDAMGISWDKPLTTTKESIQAIRGFLAGEKVTMDGDMIKFGGAKMAFKAGDVPIYMGAQGPKMLELAGEVSDGVLINASHPKDFEVAVKQIAAGAKKAGRDPKEVDVAAYACFSIDKDAAKAKSAAQIVVAFIVAGSPDMVLERHGIDPAAKADIGGAIAKGDFGALMGGMVTDGMMDAFSICGTPDDCKARINELLDIGVTQIVAGSPIGPNKEKAIKLIGKEIIG from the coding sequence ATGACATTTGGAATTGAATTTGTACCAAGCGACCCGGTTTTAAAGATAGCTCACTATGCAAAACTTGCTGAACAGCAGGGCTTTGACAACGTATGGATCACAGACCACTACAACAACCGTGATGTCTATTCTACCTTAACCGTGCTTGCAATGAACACAAACAGTATCAAGCTCGGAACAGGTGTAACAAACCCTTACACAAGAAACGCAGCTGTAACTGCATCAAGTATAGGCTCTGTTAACGAAATTTCAGGCGGCCGTGCAATTCTCGGTCTCGGTCCTGGAGACAAAGCGACCTTTGATGCAATGGGTATTTCATGGGACAAGCCACTGACAACAACAAAGGAAAGCATCCAGGCAATCCGTGGCTTCCTCGCCGGAGAGAAAGTAACCATGGACGGTGACATGATCAAATTCGGCGGTGCAAAGATGGCATTCAAGGCTGGCGATGTACCTATCTACATGGGTGCACAGGGTCCAAAGATGCTCGAGCTCGCAGGAGAGGTATCAGACGGTGTACTGATCAACGCATCACACCCAAAGGACTTCGAAGTAGCTGTTAAGCAGATCGCAGCAGGCGCAAAGAAGGCAGGCCGTGACCCTAAGGAAGTTGATGTAGCAGCATATGCATGCTTCTCAATTGACAAGGACGCAGCAAAGGCAAAGAGTGCAGCACAGATCGTAGTTGCATTTATCGTTGCAGGTTCACCTGACATGGTACTTGAACGCCATGGAATTGACCCGGCAGCAAAGGCTGACATTGGTGGCGCAATCGCAAAGGGGGACTTCGGTGCACTCATGGGCGGTATGGTCACAGATGGCATGATGGACGCATTCTCTATCTGCGGAACACCAGATGACTGTAAGGCAAGAATCAACGAACTTCTTGACATTGGTGTAACACAGATTGTTGCTGGTTCCCCAATCGGACCAAACAAAGAGAAAGCTATCAAGCTTATCGGCAAAGAAATCATTGGATAA
- a CDS encoding flavodoxin family protein, with the protein MSEDRSIRLLGISGSPRKKSTDYVVNEALRFAQEKYGAEIEYFSARGKEMKFCIHCDYCVRKKEGCIHKDDLVELYDKMLWADAWIIGTPVYQGTLSAQTKTIMDRCRAVVARNPKSFMNKVGAAAAVGGDRIGGQEPAIQNILNFYVISEMIPVAGGSFGSNLGGTFWSQDKGAEGAAEDSEGIRSLHRTMNKLMKTAIATKDLRKEE; encoded by the coding sequence ATGTCCGAAGACAGAAGCATTCGCCTGCTGGGTATCTCAGGAAGCCCCAGGAAGAAGTCCACAGATTATGTTGTAAACGAAGCCCTTAGATTCGCACAGGAAAAATACGGTGCTGAGATCGAATATTTCTCTGCCAGAGGTAAAGAGATGAAATTCTGCATCCATTGTGATTACTGTGTCCGCAAGAAAGAAGGCTGCATTCACAAAGACGATCTTGTGGAGCTTTACGATAAAATGCTCTGGGCAGATGCATGGATCATTGGCACTCCGGTATACCAGGGTACATTAAGTGCCCAGACCAAAACAATAATGGACAGGTGCCGTGCAGTTGTAGCACGTAATCCAAAGTCCTTCATGAATAAGGTTGGTGCCGCTGCAGCTGTCGGGGGAGACAGGATAGGCGGACAGGAACCAGCTATACAGAATATCCTTAACTTTTACGTGATCAGTGAAATGATACCTGTTGCAGGAGGATCATTCGGGTCAAACCTTGGCGGCACTTTCTGGTCGCAGGACAAAGGTGCCGAAGGTGCGGCAGAAGATTCAGAAGGTATCAGAAGCCTGCACAGGACCATGAACAAACTCATGAAAACTGCTATCGCAACAAAAGACCTGCGTAAGGAGGAGTAA